A window of Flavobacterium psychrophilum genomic DNA:
GTCATGGCTGCTAAGGCAAGTACTAGAATGGCTCTTTTCATAAACTCCAAATTTTAAATTTTAAACTAAATTACATATTAATACTAAAAACTATAACGAGTTTGTCTATAAACTATTGTTAAAATTTTTATCAAATATCTTGCCTTTTGTGACATAATACAAGTAGATGATACTATTAATTTTGTAGTAATTTTTATACTTCTTTGATTCTCTTTTGTTTAGGAAGTGAAAAAATCTTAAATAAAATTGAAAATGAGCACTTAAAATTGCCCATAAGTGTGCAAATTTACCCTGTAATAGAAATCGTATCCCTGCGATGCTATCAAAAAGTAGTCTTATAAACAGTACAGTAAACAATTTTGATGTTGGAAGGTTCTTTATCATCATCCATAACGAGTTCCTGAAATTCAGGAATGTTTTACGCGGATTTTCAGTTTTAAGAGTAGCTCCGCCAACATGGTAAATTACAGATTCGCTGCAAAAACGGACTTTGTAATTCTTGTTGAATGCTCTCCAGCAAAGGTCTATTTCTTCCTGATGTGCAAAAAAGTCTTCATCAAAGCCCCTAAGCTCATTAAATACTTTTCTTCGTATAAAAAAGCATGCGCCGGATGCCCAGAAAATTTCGGTAGTATCATCATACTGTCCACGATCTTCTTCTATAGTGTCAAAAATTCTTCCTCTGCAAAAAGGGAAGCCATATCTGTCTATAAATCCGCCGGCTGCACCTGCGTATTCAAAATGAGTTTTGTTTTTATAATCTAATATCTTTGGTTGAATGATAACCGTTTCATTATCAGCTTCGAAAAGTTCAATTATAGGGTTAAGCCATCCTTCGGTAACTTCTACGTCAGAGTTTACAAGTGCATAAATTTCTTCTTTCACACCTTGCAGGGCCTCATTATAGCCTTTGGCATAGCCGTAGTTGCCTTTGTTATGAATAATCCGTATTTCAGGATAGGCCACTTTTATAAATGCCACTGATTCGTCAGTAGATGCGTTATCGGCAACATAAATTTGCGCCTCCTGAGAATATTTTACTACAGAAGGAAGAAATTCTTCAAGTAGCTTTTTTCCGTTCCAGTTTAAAATTACAACAGCTATGGTTTTCATCGGATAGGTGTATATTCGGGTAAGTCATGCAGGAAAAAGTATTTTTCCTGTTCGTAATCCATCTGGCAAAAGTAGTGATTTAAGCCATTGGTAACCATTAAATGTCCCGCATTAAGGGTCATATTGTAACGTGCAATCTGGTCGAAAGTATGCTGTGAAATTGTTATTGCGGGCGCTTTACATTCAACAAGTAAAAAAATAGTTCCATCAGGATGAAATACAACTACATCATAGCGTTTGGTTAAACCATTAATTTTAATGATCTTCTCTACATTTATATATGATTTAGGGTATTTTTTTTCTTCGAGTAAAAAACGTACCACGTGTTGACGTACCCATTCTTCCGGGGTGAGGATTATAAATTTTTTACGGATTTCATCAAAAATGGCGACCTTATTTTCACTATTTTTGAATCGAAAAGTATAGTTATTGAAATTAAGTTTCTGCATGATGCAAATTTAGTTCTTTTGGCTACAAACCTCATAATTTAATAGCAGTATAGTGGACGAAGTTTCAAAGATTGTAAACGAAATAAAACAGGGCAACATAAAGCCCATTTATTTTTTTATGGGCGAAGAGCCTTATTATATCGACAGGCTTACAGAATATATTGAAAACAATATACTTACTGAAGAAGAAAAGGGATTTAACCAAATGGTGCTGTATGGAAAAGATGTTACTATAGAAGATGTAATATCTAACGCAAAACGCTATCCTATGATGGCCGATCGTCAGGTGGTAATCGTCAAAGAAGCCCAGGAA
This region includes:
- a CDS encoding glycosyl transferase family 2, with translation MKTIAVVILNWNGKKLLEEFLPSVVKYSQEAQIYVADNASTDESVAFIKVAYPEIRIIHNKGNYGYAKGYNEALQGVKEEIYALVNSDVEVTEGWLNPIIELFEADNETVIIQPKILDYKNKTHFEYAGAAGGFIDRYGFPFCRGRIFDTIEEDRGQYDDTTEIFWASGACFFIRRKVFNELRGFDEDFFAHQEEIDLCWRAFNKNYKVRFCSESVIYHVGGATLKTENPRKTFLNFRNSLWMMIKNLPTSKLFTVLFIRLLFDSIAGIRFLLQGKFAHLWAILSAHFQFYLRFFHFLNKRESKKYKNYYKINSIIYLYYVTKGKIFDKNFNNSL
- a CDS encoding restriction endonuclease subunit R; its protein translation is MQKLNFNNYTFRFKNSENKVAIFDEIRKKFIILTPEEWVRQHVVRFLLEEKKYPKSYINVEKIIKINGLTKRYDVVVFHPDGTIFLLVECKAPAITISQHTFDQIARYNMTLNAGHLMVTNGLNHYFCQMDYEQEKYFFLHDLPEYTPIR